AGTGGGTACAAAAAAGCAAAATACGCAGATACAGGGATACCAGAACTTATTAGTAAAATGGAAGAAAAGGGTTGTAATAAAAGTAAGCTAGTTGCTAAGATTGCAGGCGGAGCACAGATGTTCTCGTTTTCTGGAGAGGAAAGTAAGCTTCTTAAAATTGGTGAAAGAAATGCTAAAGCATGTAGGGATATATTGGGTGCCCATAAAATAAAAATACTGGCAGATGATACTGGGGGGAGTTATGGTAGGACCATAGAACTATATTGTGAGACCGGGAAACTAATGATTAAGACAGTTAAAGAAGGCGTGCAAGAAGTTTAGGAGAGTGAGCCCATTGCCCGATTGGAGTTTTTATGATTTACTAAAGACATACCAAAAAAATCATGATTCTAAAATATTAGAGGATTTATTGGAAAAAAACATTTCTTTAGTAGAACATCAAGTTAAAAAAATATATAGTAATCATCTAACTACATATTTAAACATTACAAAAGAAGATCTTATTTCATTTGGTTTAATGGGACTATTAGATTCATTTAATAAGTATGATTTTAAAAAAGAAATTTCATTTGAGAGTTATGCCAGGTTGAGGATTAAAGGTTCTATAATTGATGGTATCAGAAAGTTTGATTTTGCACCAAGATATTTTAGGGAAAAAGCTATAAATTACAGTGAAGCTAGTTTTAAATTAGAAAAAGATTTTGGCAGGCCTCCCACCGAAAAAGAACTAGCCTCTTATATAGGGATTACAGTTGGAGAATTACAAAAGTTTTGGCAAAAAGCCTCTTACTTAACTCCTTTGTATTTGGATAAATTGATTTCCTTTGAAGATGAGGATAGTGAGACATTTAAAGATAGGCTAGCAGACGACAAACAGCCATCTCCAGAAGAAGCTTTTGAAAAACAAATAGATAGTAAATTATTAAAGGATTTAATAGAAGACTTGCCAGAAAGAGAACAATTGATTCTTTCCTTATATTATTATGAAGATTTGACAATTAAGGAGATTGCAGAAGTAATGGAGATCTCTGAATCACGGGTGAGCCAGTTACATAGTAAAGCTATATACAGGCTTAGGGGAAAACTTGCCTGGAGAAAAAATAGATTGAGTTAAGAATTTTAGCACCACTGCTGGTAGGAGGAGGAAATATTATGACTACCAAAAGTCTACCCAGGAAATATCAAGGAAAAACCGTTAAAGAGGCTTTAGAAAATGCAAAGAAGAATTTAGGAATAGATAATATTGAGGATCTTGAATACAAAGTGTTAGACAAAGGTGGAAAATCCGGAGGGTTAATAATAAAGAAAAAAAAGCCTGCCGTAGTGGAAGTGATATCAATAAAAAACTCAGAAACAGCAGAACAGGAAAAAGAAGAGAGCTCCTCAGATTCACAAGAAGCTAGTCTGGATAATCTTTCAGAGCAAGAAGTAAAAGCATTAGACAAAGGTATTGATGGATACTTTAATATTGAAGAAACTCAAGATGACAAGGTTTTTCTTACTGTTCATCCACCTGAAAACGAAGGCAAAAAAGTAAAATGGATGGATGTAAAAAAATATCTTGAAAATTATGGTTATGAAATCAAACAAGAAGAACCCTTAGTTGAGACTGTAAGAAAATCTAATGGTGAGAAAATTAACATAACAGATTTTGTGGAAGAAATCAGAATAGATGGAAGCTTTGAAGTAAGAGTGGAAGAAAAAAACATGAAAGCCATATTGAGAGTTGAATTACCTCAAGGTAAAGGTAAAAAAGTTACTTTTCAGGAGTTAACTGATTACCTTAAAGAACGGGGTATTATACACGGAATAAATAATGAAGCAATAAAGGAAGCTATAGATAAAGGGACTAAAGGAGATTATATAGTAATTGCCGAAGGAACAGAGCCAGAAAAAGGAAAAGACGCAGAAATAAATGTTCATTTTGAAAAAAAAGAAGCAAAACCCGTATTAAAAGAAGATGGAACTGTTGACTACTATAATGTGGAAAATGTAACAAACGTCAGTGAAGGCGATCTTTTAGCAACTAGAATACCGCCAGAGGAAGGAGTTCCGGGAACTGATGTTTATGGGGAAGAAGTACCTCCTCAACCACCTAAAGACAAACTTTTGAAAAAAGGAAAAAATACAATTCTTGATGAAGAAAATGATGTTTTAAAGGCTGAAATAGACGGCCAGGTGGTTTTAAATAATGATGGTACAATCCATGTATTTCCGGTATATGAAGTAAGTGGTGATCTTGACCTTTCAGTAGGAAATATAGATTTCGTTGGAAATGTAGTAGTAAAAGGAGCTGTAAAAAGTAACTTAAGTATCAAAGCTGAAGGAGATGTGGAGATAGGAAAGAGTGCGGATAATTGTTTTATTGAAGCGAAAGGAAACATTTATGTAAGAGGCGGAATCCAGGGTAAAAGTAAAGGAGTAATAAAAAGTAAAGGTCAAATAGTATGTAAGTTTATTGAAAATGCTAATGTTATAGCTGATGGCGACGTAACTGTATCAGAGGCTATTATGCATAGTAATGTTAAAGGTAAAAATGTTTATGTAACTCAAGGGAAAAGAGGTCTTTTGGTAGGTGGAAGAATTGTAGCCAGTGAAGAGGTCCATGCTAAAATCGTAGGTTCAAATCTTGCTACAGCTACAACGATTGAAGTGGGTTTAAACCCTGATCTCAGGGAAAAGATAGATTACTTGAGGGATGAATACAGTAAAGCAAATGAAAATCTAGATAAGACTAAAAAAGCTGTAAACATATTAGAAAAACTTGAACAAACTCAAGGAAAACTTCCGCCTGATAAGGAAAGTATGCTATTGAGATTACAAAGAACAGAGAAGCATTTAACAGAAAAAATTGAAGAGATAGAGAATGAAAAAGAAGAACTAGAAAGGGAATTGGAAGAAAATACTGATGGTAAAGTAAAAGTTCAAGATACTGCATATCCTGGTGTTAAAATAGTGATCAGTAATGTGGTTAGAAATAATGATGACACAAGAAAAAAAGTTACTTTTTATCTAAATGATGAGGGGGAAATAAGGGCAGAGTAGTTCATTAACTTTTGGGAGTTGGTTTTATGACACTTAATCCCATTGAGCTCCAGATGTTATATAATCAATCCACCGAAATATCAAGGGTAGCCTCCTATGAACAGATGCACCCATCGCTGCAGATGCAGATGCACCAAGAATTTTTGAGAAGGTTGACTGAAGAAAAACAAAAAACGGTAAATAATACACCTTCATCCTCTGAAGATTCGGTCAAAACTGATGATAAAGATGAAGAAATAGCTGAAAAGAAAAATGAAAATAGAGCACAAAAAAACAGCAAAGATGGCAAAGGTAGATACTTAGACCTACAATTATAATTTGATCAATTATACAATAAAAATTTGAAATGGGGGCTGAAGTATGTTTTTATATTGGACAACACTTGTTATAGGTATTTTACTTATAATATATGCTTTGATAAAAGTGGGAAAAGAAAAAAAACAATCAAATTCAGAAGAAGATACCAATAAGAAAAACAAACTGTTAGTTTCAGAAGTTATCGAAGAACTACATGAAAATACAGAAAATATCATGGAAAAATTCAGCGAAAGAGAAGAAAAATTAGAAACTTTGTTAGAACAAGCTGATAGAAAAATAGAAGAGTTAAATTATGAGTTAGAAAAAAAGCCTATAATTTATACGAAAACCGATGTTTTTGATGCTACTTTAAACAATAAAAGTAAAGCTAATAAAGCCTATAATAATAATAATACGGATAAGTCTATTGAAGTTGACGGTAAAACTATTAATGAAGGTGATGAAACAGTTAACCAAGATGAAGCCAAAGTTTCTAATGATTATAGTAATGAAGACAATGTTCTTCCGTTTCCTTCTTATCAAAGAAAATATCCTGAGATTAAAGAACTTTATAAAAAAGGGTTTAGTATTACTGAAATTGCCAAACAAACTGGTAAAGATAAGGGAGAAGTACAGTTAATATTGAACTTAATTAACAAAGATGAGGAGTCTAATAACAATGAAATGGGATGCTAAAGTTGTTTTAGGTATTGGGATCGGCTTGATTTTAGCATCGGCTATGTTTTTTGTACTAGATCATGGAGAAGATACAGCTGATTATTATACAGATGAAAAATACGAATCTTTAAGATGGTTATCAAATGGTAACGAAAGCCATAATATTTTAGAAGATGACGCATACAGTTTAGATAATCTTGAAATTGAAAATAACAATGATAGTGAAGACAGTAGTAATGGGAATGCTAGTGATTATAACAACGAAGAAATATCATTTGAGATTCCTGAAGGTTCGAGAGCTTCTGAAGTAGTTGAACTTTTACTAGAAAAAGATTTAATAGAAGATAAAGAGGAGTTTTCTAGCAAGTTAGAAGACAAAAGGCTGACTCGTAGAATTGTATATGGAAGTTATGAAGTATCAACTGATATAGATAATGACACTTTACTTTCTACTATTACAAATTAATAACATGATAATAATTTGTAATATTAAGCCCTTTATTTCATAAGGGTTTTTTTAGTTCTATTTGTCAAAAATAATTGCCAAAGGGAAATTTATTATGTTATACTACCTAAGAGTGTCAAAAACACGCACGTTTCCCGATTTTATTAGAGGTGCTTTTTGCTCAAAAAAGTGCTAATAAAAGATGACGGAAACGGAGGAAAAAAACCTAGGAGGTGTATTTTTTTGAGTGTAGTTAGTATGAAGCAATTGTTAGAAGCTGGAGTGCATTTTGGGCACCAAACCAGACGCTGGAATCCCAAAATGGATAGGTACATTTTCACAGAAAGAAATGGGATCTACATTGTAGATCTGCAAAAAACAGTTAAGCTTTTAGAAGGAGCCTATGAATTTGTTAGGGATGTATCAGAAAGAGGAGGAAAGATCCTTTTTGTTGGTACTAAAAAACAGGCCCAGGAAGCAGTAGAAAAGCAGGCCGAGCGTTGTGGCATGTTTTATGTTAATCAGCGCTGGCTAGGTGGTATGCTAACCAATTTTAAAACAATTAACCAAAGGATTAAGCGCTTATTTGAATTGGAGAAAATGGAAGAAGATGGAACGTTTGATGTATTGCCTAAAAAAGAAGTTCAAAAATTAAAGCTTGAGCATGCGAAATTACAGAAATTTTTGGGCGGAATAAGGGATATGGTTGATTTACCAGAGGCTTTGTTTATTGTTGACCCAAGAAAAGAAAGAATAGCTGTCGCAGAAGCTAAAAAACTTGGCATCCCTATTGTAGCTATAGTTGACACAAACTGTGACCCTGATGAAATTGACTATGTAATTCCAGGTAATGATGATGCTATTAGAGCAGTAAAATTAATATGTGAAAAGATGGCTGATGCTGTATTAGAAGGACAGCAGGGAGTACAGTTGTCTGAGCCTGATTTTGAAGCTGAAGAAGATGCTGATGAAAATGAAGCAGAGGCGATAAATGAAGCTTCTTCTGATAATGAAAAGAAAGAAGAAGCAGAACAGGTTGCTTCAGATGAAAATGATTCTGTCAAGCAAACTGAAGCTGAATAAAGATAAGCTTAATGGGTGAGGGTAGCTTATAAGAGCTATTCTCCCCTTTTGTTTGTAAAAGAAAATATATTAGGAGGGATAACTGAATATGATTAGTGCAAGCAAAGTAAAAGAATTGAGAGAGAAAACTGGAGTAGGAATGATGGATTGTAAGAAAGCACTGCAGGATTCCAATGGAGACCTCGATGCTGCGATGAAATATTTGCGAGAAAAAGGACTAGCTGATGCAGAAAAAAAAGCTGGACGCACTGCGAAAGAAGGTAGAATTGAGTCATACATACATTTGGGTGGTAAAATAGGAGTTATTGTTGAAGTTAACTGTGAAACAGATTTCGTTGCTAAAAACGATGAATTTAAAGAGTTTTGTCATGATATAGCGATGCATATTGCTGCAAGTAATCCTACTTATATTTCGTCCGATGAAATACCAGAAGATGTTGAAAAAGAAGAAAAAGAATTTTTAAAAGATCAAGCAAAAAAAGAAGGGAAACCGGATCACGTTGTGGAAAAAATGGTAGAAGGACGTTATAAAAAACGTCTAGAAGAGCTATGTCTTTTGGAACAACCTTTTGTTAAAGATCCAGATAATACGGTTGAAGAGCTTTTAAAAGAAAAGATTGCAAAAATCGGAGAAAAAATAGTAATAAATCGCTTTATTAGATTTGAAATTGGGGAAGAAACAAGCTAACAAGTGGAGGTAGTTGCCATGGAACAAAACGGACCAAAGTATAAAAGGGTTGTTCTTAAACTGAGCGGTGAAGCTTTAGCAGGGGGAGAAGGTTATGGAATAGATATGGAAACCCTGGATACTATAGCTACACAAATCAAAGAAATAACGGATATAGGAACAGAGGTTAGCGTTGTTACAGGCGGAGGAAACATATGGAGAGGAGCAGCTGCAGGCAAAGAAGGGATGGATAGAGCTTCTGCTGATTATATGGGTATGCTAGCAACAATGATCAACGCTTTGGCTCTACAAGACATGCTTGAAAGATTGGACGTTGATACTAGGGTCCAAACTGCTATCGAAATGAGACAAGTTGCAGAACCATATATAAGAAGAAGAGCTATCCGACATTTAGAAAAAGGCCGGGTCGTTATTTTTGCTGGCGGAACGGGCAACCCTTTCTTTTCTACTGACACAACTGCTGCTTTGAGGGCTGCAGAAATTGAGGCATCAGTTATACTATTAGCTAAAGGCAAAGTAGATGCAGTATATGATAGCGACCCCCTCGTTAACCAGAATGCAATGTACTACTCAGAACTCAAGTACATGGATATTTTGAATAAAGATTTAGGCGTAATGGACTCCACAGCCGCCAGTTTGTGTAAAGATAACTCCATCCCTATCATTGTTTTCGGCTTATCTAAAGAAGGAAACATTAAAAAAGCCGTGTTAGGAGAAAAAATTGGAACGCTAATAAAATAGGAGGGATTCGGTGAAGGAGATTTATAATGATGCAAAGTCAAAAATGGAAAAGGCTGTAGAATCCTTGAAAAACGACCTTAACTCTTTAAGGGCTGGAAGGGCTAATCCTTCTTTGCTTGATGGTCTTACTGTGGATTATTATGGAACGAAAACTCCACTGAATCAACTGGCTAATATATCTGCGCCCGAACCTAGAATGATTCTAATACAACCCTATGACAAAAACGCAATACAGAATATTGAAAAAGCTATACAACAGAGCGACCTTGGTTTAAACCCTAATAATGATGGATCTGTAGTTAGATTGACTATACCTGAACTTACTGAAGAAAGAAGAGAAGAACTAGTTAAATTGGTTAAGCAAAAAGGAGAAGAATGTAAAGTGGCAATTAGAAATATTAGAAGAGATGCAAATGATGCTCTAAAAGAAAAAGAAAAAGGAAAAGAAATATCTGAGGATGAATCAAAAAGGGAACAAGATAAAATACAAAAACTAACTGATGAACATATAAGTACTGTCGATGAAGTATTAAAGGCAAAAAATGAGGAGATAACATCAATTTAAATGATAAATAAGTCAGAGGAAAAGTTAGAAGAACTCGATATACTAGGCTTACCTTTAGATAAAGCGCTAGAATTAATCAAAAATAAATCAATGGACGTTTCATATATTGAAACTAGGACTAATAAAAATGATTTGTTTTCTAGTGATGTTAGTGGTGATTTAGATACAGTAAATTATCGAGTTGTGAAAGTTGAAGAAGTAGATAATCAAATCATATTAACTATAGTGAGAAAATAAGTGTAAAGGGGGTGGAGTTTCGTGGCTTATAAGATCACAGAAGAATGTTTAGCTTGTGGTTCATGCATTGATGTTTGTCCTGAAGAGGCAATAAAAGAAGGTGACGAAATTTTTGAGATCACTGACGATTGCTCAGAATGTGGGTCATGTGTAGATGAGTGCCCGGCTGAGGCTATTATTGAAGAATAAGAATTAATCAGGCCCCCTTTTTTGGGGGGCTATTCTAATCTTTAGAGGTGGGGCAATGGCTGGTGAAAAAGATAAAATTATGGCAAAAATAGATTTAGACAAAGTCCCCGAACATATTGCAATAATTATGGATGGTAATGGAAGGTGGGCCAGAAAAAAAGGTTTACCCCGGATAGCAGGGCACCGCGCTGGGGTTGAGTCTATTCGTGAAGTTATAGAAACTTCATTAGAACTTAACATTAAAGTGATAACACTTTTTGCCTTTTCTACAGAAAACTGGAAAAGACCAAGAAAAGAAGTGAACTTTTTAATGAATTTACCCTTAGAATATTTGAACAAGGAATTGGATAATCTTAAAAAACAAGGTGTGAAAATAAACAAGATAGGCTGCGAGGAAGATATTCCTGAAAAAACTTTAAATGCTGTTAAAAAAGGTATAAAAGAAACTTACAATAATAATAAGCTGATTTTAAATTTTGCCTTAAATTACGGTGGTAGGGCAGAAATAATAAACGCTGTTAAAAGAATAGCTGACAAAGTTGAAAATAAAGAGCTTGACTCTAATAATATAGATGAAAATATATTTAATGAATATTTGTATACAAAAGACTTACCTGATCCTTCTCTGATAATTAGATCTAGCGGTGAAAAAAGAATAAGTAATTTTTTGCTTTGGCAGATGGCTTATAGTGAACTGTGGTTTTCACCTGTATATTGGCCTGACTTTAAAGGGGAACACTTGCTTGAAGCAATTTATGATTACCAAAACAGGGATAGACGTTTTGGAAAAGTTAAGTAAAGTCTTAGGAGGCAATTTAGATGAAAAAACGTATTATATCTGCCATTATAACAATACCTCTCTTGTTGCTTGTTTTTTACCTGGGAGGTATCTGGTTGTTTTTGTTAATTCTTCTAATATCTATAGGTGGTTTTAATGAGTTGGAAGGTATAATAGGTAATTTGGGTAATGGTGAGAGTTCAAAACCGAACAAGTTTATTGGTTATATGGGTATATTTTTGATTTATTTGGCTTTTTTCTATCAAAGTTTTAACTTGTTTATCCTTGCAATAACCGTGGTTTTACTAATTTCTGTTGCATTCAAGTTGGCTTATTTTCCCAGGTCAAAATTTCTAGTGTTTTCAACTACTTTATTTAGTATTTTCTATATCACTTGGACCTTTGGATTTTTAATTTCAATAAGAAATTTACCTAATGGATTTTATTTTGTATTATTTCTTTTATTTGTTATTTGGGCAACTGATACAGGCGCTTACTTTACGGGAATTTCACTTGGGAAAAATAAGCTAGCCCCTGAGGTAAGCCCCAAAAAATCTATTGAGGGTAGTATTGGTGGGCTTATAATTGCCGTTATAGTATCATTAATTATTGGTATGAGTGTGGGGCTATCCTTTGTACTTTCTTTATTGGTTGGAATTATTGTATCTATTCTTTCTCAATTAGGAGATTTGATGCAATCTACTTTAAAAAGAACAGCAAACATAAAAGATTCAGGTAATGTAATACCTGGACATGGAGGTTTATTAGATAGATTTGATAGTTTTCTACTAGCACCTTCTGTTTTTTATGTTATATTAAGACTTATAGAAATATAAAATAATATTAAGTTTGTTTCCAGGGGGATAGTTATGAAAAATATTGGTATATTGGGCTCAACGGGTTCAATTGGCGTTCAAGCCCTGGATGTTATCCGTAATAATAAAGAAAAATTCAATGTAAGAGTATTAGCTACTAACCAAAATATTGATTTATTAGTTAAACAAGCAGAGGAGTTTAAACCTGAGTTATTAGTAGTAGGAAAAGAAGAACTGTTTGATAAACTTGAACATAATACTTCTCATTTAAATTTAAGAGTTGAAAAAGGTGAAGAAGGACTAGAACTTGCATCTAGTTTTACAAATCTAGATTTACTTTTAATTTCTCTAGTAGGTTTTAGTGGGGTGCTACCTACTCTGAATGCAGTTAAAAATAAAATTGATGTGGCTCTAGCTAATAAAGAAGCCCTTGTTGTAGCCGGTAGTCTACTAAAAAAAGCTAGTGAGCTATCTGGTAGTAAAATTATCCCTGTAGATAGTGAACATTCTGCAATATTTCAGTCTTTACTTGGAGAGAATATAAATAAAGTAAAAAGGTTATTTTTGACAGCATCTGGTGGTCCTTTCTTTGGGAAAAATAAGAGCCAGTTAGAAAATGTAGCCCCAGGAGATGCTCTTAAACATCCTAACTGGGATATGGGAAGTAAAATAACTATTGACTCAGCTACTATGATGAACAAAGGGCTAGAAGTTATAGAGGCATACTGGTTATTTGATTTGCCATATGATCAGATTAAAGTCCTTATACATCCTCAGTCAATAGTGCACTCTATGGTTGAATTCGTGGATGGTACATACAAAGCAGAACTTGGAACTGCAGATATGCGAAGGCCGATTCAATTTGCTTTAACCTATCCAGATAGGACAAATAAAGCATTTTCTAGCCTGGATTTAGTCGACAAAAAACTTGAGTTTCATGATCCAGATCTAAAAAACTTTCCCTGCCTGTCCCTTGCTTATGAAGCGGGAACAAGTGGAGGAAGTATGCCCTGTGTTATGAATGCTGTTAATGAGGTTGCTGTAGAATACTTTTTAAAAAATAAGATTAAGTTTCTACATATTCCTGAAATAATTCAAAAGATCATGAATAAACATGAATTAATCGAAACACCATCTATTGAAGAACTTTATGAAATAGATGAATGGAGTAGGGAAAAAGCTATGTTAGAGATTAAGAACCTACCCGTAAGATGACTTTAAACTAAAGGGTGATAATTATGACTTTAACAACAATTGTATATTCAATTATAGTACTTGGGATTTTAATTTTTGTTCATGAGTTCGGACATTTTATAGTAGCAAAACTTAGTGGTGTAAAAGTATTAGAGTTTGCACTTGGTTTTGGGCCTAAGCTAATCGGTTTTAAGAGAGATGAAACTAACTATTCACTTAGAATTATTCCCCTTGGTGGTTTTTGTAGGATGCTTGGAGAGGATCCTGATGAGGCTGGACAGATAGGTAGTTTTACAAATGCTTCACCTCTCAATAGGATAGGGATTATAGCGGCTGGTCCATTGATGAATTTTATACTGGCTGTTTTTCTTTTCTTTATTGTGTATTCTATTATGGGAGTTCCAAATCCTGTGCAAACAGAGATTGGTGAAGTACTGCCAGGAAGTGAGGCAGAAGAAGCAGGCCTAGAACCTGGAGACAAGATAGTATCAGTTAAAAATGAAGAAGTTGAGACCTGGGAAAGTATTGTTCAGTTAATAAATGAAAATCCAGAACAAGAAATAGAACTAACAATAGAAAGAAATGGTGATATTAGAGAGGTTAATGTAGTTCCTGAAGAAGACCCTCAGACGGGAGCTGGTCAGATAGGAATCTCCAATCTGGTTGATGCAGGGATATTTACTGCATTAACGGAAGGTACCAGACAGACTGTTTGGTTTACTGGGATGATTTTGGTAAGTCTAGTCGAAATGGTCACAGGACAAGTAGAGCCTGATGTTGCTGGCCCGGTTGGGATCGTTCATATGATAGGTGAAGTTGCCGAAATGGGTCTTGTGAATCTTGCTACTTTTGCAGCATTTTTGAGCATTAACCTGGGTTTACTAAACCTACTACCTATACCGGCATTAGATGGGAGTAGATTATTATTTATCCTGGTAGAATTTGTTCGTGGGCGTCCTGTTGACCCGGTCAAAGAAGGCTTTGTTCATTTTATAGGTTTTGCTATTTTAATTATGCTTATGATAATAATTGCATATCAAGATTTACTTAGATTGGATGTTTTTGACTAAAATGAGAAAACATAATACATTTCAAATAGATGTTGGCGGTGTAAAAATAGGTGGCAACAACCCTGTATCTATCCAGTCTATGACAAATACCTCTACAAGTGATCCAAAAAAAACCCTTGAGCAAATTGACAAGCTTTATGAAGTAGGTTGTGAGATTGTTAGGGTGGCACTTCCTGTCAAAGAAGACGTTAAATCTTTTGGGCAAATAGTAGAAAAATCACCAATTCCCGTGATTGCTGATATACACTTTGATTATACCTTAGCTATAGAGGCTATCTCTGTTGGTGCCGCCAAAATTCGAATTAATCCTGGTAATATAGGTACAATAGACAAACTAGAAAAGGTTATAAATAAAGCAATATCTTTAGATACCCCAATAAGAGTTGGAATTAACTCTGGTTCTCTAGAAAAAGAGCTTTTAAAAAAGTATGGTGGACCTACCCATGAAGCTTTGGTAGAAAGTGCAGTGAAAAATGTAAATTTGATAAAAGAGATTGGACATGATAAAGTAGTCGTTTCTTTAAAAGCATCAGATGTTTTGACAACTATAAATGCTTATAGGGAGTTTGCAAAACAACTTAATAATCCACTTCATCTTGGAGTGACAGAAGCTGGAACTTTTCTAAAAGGAAGTATAAAAAACGCTATCGGAATTGGCTCTTTGTTAGCAGATGGTATAGGTGATACGTTAAGAGTATCATTAACTGGCTCTCCTGTTGATGAAATAAAAGTGGGGATCTATATCTTACAGTCTCTTGGACTTAAATCAGGTATAAATGTTATATCATGCCCGACCTGTTCTAGGACTGCTATAGATGTAGAAGAATTGGCAAAAATGGTGGAACAAAAATTGTTAGGGATAAAAAAGGATTTAACAATTGCAGTTATGGGATGTAGTGTGAATGGACCCGGGGAAGCAAGAGAGGCAGATATAGGTGTGGCTGGTGGTAAAAATAAAGCTTTGATTTTTAAAAACGGCGAAGTTATAAAAACAGTTCAAAAAGGTGATCTAATAAATGAACTTATTAAAGAATTGAAACAATAAAAAATTATTTTAGCAAAAATATGTATAGCCCCAGGGGGTGGCCAAGACTTGCAAGTTATTGCTATTGTCCCGGCTTATAATGAGGAAAATACGGTAGGTTCGGTGGTAAGTGTATTAAATCAGGCTCCGCTGATCGAT
The Natranaerofaba carboxydovora genome window above contains:
- a CDS encoding chemotaxis protein CheD, yielding MAVIKIGIADLNVASGSDVLRTAGLGSCVGVTLYDESTKIGGMVHVMLPESPKNKSGYKKAKYADTGIPELISKMEEKGCNKSKLVAKIAGGAQMFSFSGEESKLLKIGERNAKACRDILGAHKIKILADDTGGSYGRTIELYCETGKLMIKTVKEGVQEV
- a CDS encoding sigma-70 family RNA polymerase sigma factor gives rise to the protein MPDWSFYDLLKTYQKNHDSKILEDLLEKNISLVEHQVKKIYSNHLTTYLNITKEDLISFGLMGLLDSFNKYDFKKEISFESYARLRIKGSIIDGIRKFDFAPRYFREKAINYSEASFKLEKDFGRPPTEKELASYIGITVGELQKFWQKASYLTPLYLDKLISFEDEDSETFKDRLADDKQPSPEEAFEKQIDSKLLKDLIEDLPEREQLILSLYYYEDLTIKEIAEVMEISESRVSQLHSKAIYRLRGKLAWRKNRLS
- a CDS encoding FapA family protein; protein product: MTTKSLPRKYQGKTVKEALENAKKNLGIDNIEDLEYKVLDKGGKSGGLIIKKKKPAVVEVISIKNSETAEQEKEESSSDSQEASLDNLSEQEVKALDKGIDGYFNIEETQDDKVFLTVHPPENEGKKVKWMDVKKYLENYGYEIKQEEPLVETVRKSNGEKINITDFVEEIRIDGSFEVRVEEKNMKAILRVELPQGKGKKVTFQELTDYLKERGIIHGINNEAIKEAIDKGTKGDYIVIAEGTEPEKGKDAEINVHFEKKEAKPVLKEDGTVDYYNVENVTNVSEGDLLATRIPPEEGVPGTDVYGEEVPPQPPKDKLLKKGKNTILDEENDVLKAEIDGQVVLNNDGTIHVFPVYEVSGDLDLSVGNIDFVGNVVVKGAVKSNLSIKAEGDVEIGKSADNCFIEAKGNIYVRGGIQGKSKGVIKSKGQIVCKFIENANVIADGDVTVSEAIMHSNVKGKNVYVTQGKRGLLVGGRIVASEEVHAKIVGSNLATATTIEVGLNPDLREKIDYLRDEYSKANENLDKTKKAVNILEKLEQTQGKLPPDKESMLLRLQRTEKHLTEKIEEIENEKEELERELEENTDGKVKVQDTAYPGVKIVISNVVRNNDDTRKKVTFYLNDEGEIRAE
- a CDS encoding DUF6115 domain-containing protein, with protein sequence MFLYWTTLVIGILLIIYALIKVGKEKKQSNSEEDTNKKNKLLVSEVIEELHENTENIMEKFSEREEKLETLLEQADRKIEELNYELEKKPIIYTKTDVFDATLNNKSKANKAYNNNNTDKSIEVDGKTINEGDETVNQDEAKVSNDYSNEDNVLPFPSYQRKYPEIKELYKKGFSITEIAKQTGKDKGEVQLILNLINKDEESNNNEMGC
- a CDS encoding endolytic transglycosylase MltG, whose protein sequence is MKWDAKVVLGIGIGLILASAMFFVLDHGEDTADYYTDEKYESLRWLSNGNESHNILEDDAYSLDNLEIENNNDSEDSSNGNASDYNNEEISFEIPEGSRASEVVELLLEKDLIEDKEEFSSKLEDKRLTRRIVYGSYEVSTDIDNDTLLSTITN
- the rpsB gene encoding 30S ribosomal protein S2, translating into MSVVSMKQLLEAGVHFGHQTRRWNPKMDRYIFTERNGIYIVDLQKTVKLLEGAYEFVRDVSERGGKILFVGTKKQAQEAVEKQAERCGMFYVNQRWLGGMLTNFKTINQRIKRLFELEKMEEDGTFDVLPKKEVQKLKLEHAKLQKFLGGIRDMVDLPEALFIVDPRKERIAVAEAKKLGIPIVAIVDTNCDPDEIDYVIPGNDDAIRAVKLICEKMADAVLEGQQGVQLSEPDFEAEEDADENEAEAINEASSDNEKKEEAEQVASDENDSVKQTEAE
- the tsf gene encoding translation elongation factor Ts, with product MISASKVKELREKTGVGMMDCKKALQDSNGDLDAAMKYLREKGLADAEKKAGRTAKEGRIESYIHLGGKIGVIVEVNCETDFVAKNDEFKEFCHDIAMHIAASNPTYISSDEIPEDVEKEEKEFLKDQAKKEGKPDHVVEKMVEGRYKKRLEELCLLEQPFVKDPDNTVEELLKEKIAKIGEKIVINRFIRFEIGEETS
- the pyrH gene encoding UMP kinase; the protein is MEQNGPKYKRVVLKLSGEALAGGEGYGIDMETLDTIATQIKEITDIGTEVSVVTGGGNIWRGAAAGKEGMDRASADYMGMLATMINALALQDMLERLDVDTRVQTAIEMRQVAEPYIRRRAIRHLEKGRVVIFAGGTGNPFFSTDTTAALRAAEIEASVILLAKGKVDAVYDSDPLVNQNAMYYSELKYMDILNKDLGVMDSTAASLCKDNSIPIIVFGLSKEGNIKKAVLGEKIGTLIK
- the frr gene encoding ribosome recycling factor, yielding MEKAVESLKNDLNSLRAGRANPSLLDGLTVDYYGTKTPLNQLANISAPEPRMILIQPYDKNAIQNIEKAIQQSDLGLNPNNDGSVVRLTIPELTEERREELVKLVKQKGEECKVAIRNIRRDANDALKEKEKGKEISEDESKREQDKIQKLTDEHISTVDEVLKAKNEEITSI
- a CDS encoding DUF362 domain-containing protein, translated to MAYKITEECLACGSCIDVCPEEAIKEGDEIFEITDDCSECGSCVDECPAEAIIEE